The following coding sequences lie in one Cygnus olor isolate bCygOlo1 chromosome 8, bCygOlo1.pri.v2, whole genome shotgun sequence genomic window:
- the RNF11 gene encoding RING finger protein 11 isoform X2, with translation MQHHLNRYRQSQDQEQVPVPVYHPTPSQTRLATQLTEEEQIRIAQRIGLIQHLPKGVYDPGRDGSEKKIRECVICMMDFVYGDPIRFLPCMHIYHLDCIDDWLMRSFTCPSCMEPVDAALLSSYETN, from the exons ATGCAGCATCATTTGAACCGATACAGACAAAGTCAGGACCAG gaGCAAGTCCCTGTTCCTGTTTATCATCCGACCCCTAGCCAGACTCGGCTAGCAACACAGCTGACAGAAGAAGAACAAATCAGAATAGCGCAGAGGATAGGCCTTATTCAGCATCTACCTAAAGGAGTCTATGATCCTGGGAGAGATGGCTCCGAGAAGAAGATCAGAGA GTGTGTCATTTGTATGATGGACTTTGTTTATGGGGACCCTATCCGATTTCTGCCGTGCATGCACATTTACCACCTGGACTGTATAGATGACTGGTTGATGAGATCCTTTACCTGTCCATCCTGCATGGAGCCAGTGGATGCAGCACTGCTTTCATCCTATGAGACTAACTGA